One genomic segment of Komagataella phaffii GS115 chromosome 4, complete sequence includes these proteins:
- a CDS encoding Plasma membrane ATP-binding cassette (ABC) transporter: MGQKLEKDGDLVLKKRWLTPLLLNKKVPPVPDPSERKSYPLHKTNLLYRAGFWWLIPLLNIGYRRPLQPDDLYTLEDNEAHFLKVEDMHDRFQYYFNRRLEKAYRSWESNGKKQTPFKYPDNILFWTLLETFKYEYVKANTWKFLGDVATALTPLLSRELIKFVQMQPVLNSPVGKGIGYSFGIAALVLVRSFLQLHFFHDTGLTGAKVRALLTKLLLDKSFRLSDKSRNLYPQGKITSILGADISRIDLAVTYFSFIWQFPVGLAIPIALLIVNIGVSALAGVAVLILTLFTVIASVKPLLKFRKKASVHTDARVKSLKEILYNMKIIKFYSWEIPYFNQVSEQRQKEMVQILKLLFSRNVVTAISINSTTVSSAVAFLTMFGERGMQSAADVFSSLQFFNVLSLQLVLLPMAFSTATDGYLGLKRLTEFLGAEEFYEDDLDDSSYNRSSSEKDMLLEDVALKVEKGNFSWPSFELDQEDSVGLKDINLEVKKGEFLVITGLIGTGKSSLLAALSGQMKRKSGSVSHQGSLLLCGEPWIQNTTIRENIVFGQPFDETKYWEVIKCCALSQDLDMLDHGDMTEIGERGITLSGGQKARINLARAVYNDRDILLLDDVLSAVDARVGKHIMDNCVMGLLHDKTRILATHQLSLVSTADRICFLNGDGTIDVGTFEELSARNQNFTNLMVFNTNETPETEDKQEIEREKESQPNRNFTEKEGKTMVQESRSDSLSKWEVIPIFFKAGAQRFTLLLLLAIILTVVISAFLVVFCNVWLSYWVSYHFEHLTNGQYIGIYILLTFLGVLMVILEFFFISYVVNKASQNLSLQGLNTLLHTPMSYLDVTPMGQILNRFTKDTDTVDNEMADQLRLVVFGFSSIVAVLILCVVYLPWFAIAIPILVLFYCVMSNFYGASGKEMKRIENIERSFVYNNFNECLTGMNTIRAYGMVDKFLTKNTRLLNRMNEAYYLTVAGQRFLAANLHFIATVMTLLVALLAVTQSFSISASSTGLLLSYTLQITGLLMMLTKSLTMVQLQMTAIERLVECAIGLPQEAAYIKPGESEDDDTDEDNWLKRGEIEFDNVSIRYRPELPLVLKNISLKIASGQRIGICGRTGAGKSSIMTALYRINELASGRITIDNVDISTLGLHNLRKRLSIIPQDPILFKGTIRKNLDPFGQKTDEELKVAMINSGVPSDPKFDLDSQVTDGGGNFSNGERQLLALARATVRQSKILILDEATSSVDYETDSKIQTTIATQFNDCTILCIAHRLKTILDYDNIVVVEKGEVAEYDTPLNLFNKNGIFRSMCDQSNISRGDFPTKN; the protein is encoded by the coding sequence ATGGGGCAAAAACTCGAGAAAGATGGCGATctggttttgaaaaaacGTTGGCTGACCCCTTTATTGCTGAACAAGAAAGTCCCTCCAGTTCCTGATCCATCCGAGAGAAAGTCTTACCCACTACATAAAACAAATCTGCTCTACAGAGCCGGGTTTTGGTGGCTAATACCTCTGTTGAACATTGGATATAGGAGACCACTTCAACCGGATGATCTGTACACACTTGAGGATAATGAGGCGCATTTTTTAAAGGTTGAAGATATGCATGACCGATTCCAGTACTATTTCAATCGAAGATTGGAGAAAGCCTACCGAAGTTGGGAAAGCAATGGAAAAAAGCAAACGCCGTTCAAGTACCCTGATAACATACTCTTTTGGACcttgttggaaactttcAAGTATGAGTATGTGAAGGCAAACACTTGGAAGTTTTTGGGTGATGTTGCCACAGCTTTAACTCCTTTACTGAGTAGGGAGTTGATCAAATTTGTGCAAATGCAGCCAGTACTGAATTCCCCCGTAGGAAAGGGAATTGGGTACTCGTTTGGTATCGCAGCTTTAGTACTGGTTAGGTCCTTCCTCCAGTTGCATTTCTTCCATGATACTGGATTGACAGGAGCAAAAGTTAGAGCTTTACTAACCAAATTATTGTTGGATAAATCCTTCCGGTTGAGTGACAAATCTAGAAATTTATATCCCCAAGGGAAGATCACCTCAATTCTTGGTGCAGATATCTCCCGAATTGATCTTGCAGTGACTTATTTCTCATTCATTTGGCAATTTCCCGTTGGTTTAGCCATACCCATTGCCCTATTAATTGTCAACATTGGAGTGTCAGCTTTGGCCGGTGTTGCTGTACTAATACTAACGCTTTTCACTGTTATTGCTTCTGTCAAACCATTGCTCAAATTCCGAAAGAAAGCAAGCGTTCACACTGATGCAAGAGTCAAATCTCTGAAGGAAATACTTTACAATATGAAAATCATCAAGTTTTACTCTTGGGAAATTCCTTATTTTAATCAAGTTTCCGAGCAAAGACAAAAAGAGATGGtccagattttgaaacttctgttttcaagaaatgtTGTAACTGCCATATCTATCAATTCCACAACTGTGTCGTCTGCTGTAGCTTTTCTGACAATGTTCGGAGAGAGAGGAATGCAGAGTGCCGCTGATGTGTTTAGTTCTTTGCAGTTTTTCAACGTCCTTTCTTTGCAGCTGGTGCTGTTACCAATGGCGTTCAGTACTGCTACCGATGGCTATCTTGGATTGAAAAGGCTTACTGAATTTCTAGGTGCAGAGGAATTTTATGAGGATGATTTGGATGATTCATCTTACAACAGAAGCAGCTCCGAGAAAGATATGTTACTGGAAGATGTggctttgaaagttgaaaagggaAATTTTTCATGGCCAAGCTTCGAACTCGATCAAGAAGACTCAGTTGGATTGAAAGACATCAACCTGGAAGTGAAGAAAGGAGAGTTTTTGGTGATAACTGGTCTAATTGGGACCGGTAAATCTTCATTACTAGCAGCATTGAGTGGccagatgaaaagaaaatctgGCTCAGTTAGCCACCAGGGGTCACTATTGCTTTGTGGCGAACCATGGATCCAAAATACTACTATAAGAGAGAATATTGTTTTTGGACAGCCATTCGACGAGACCAAGTACTGGGAAGTCATTAAATGCTGTGCGTTGTCTCAAGATCTGGATATGCTAGATCATGGAGATATGACTGAAATTGGAGAGAGAGGGATCACTCTCAGCGGGGGTCAAAAGGCCAGAATTAATCTTGCAAGAGCTGTCTACAATGACAGGGATATTCTGTTATTGGATGATGTTTTGAGTGCAGTAGATGCTCGAGTTGGTAAGCATATAATGGACAATTGTGTTATGGGATTACTGCACGATAAAACTAGAATATTAGCAACTCATCAACTGTCTCTGGTCAGCACTGCAGACCGGATATGTTTCCTCAATGGAGACGGAACGATCGACGTAGGAACGTTTGAAGAGCTCTCCGCTAGAAACCAAAATTTCACCAATTTAATGGTTTTTAATACCAATGAAACCCCAGAAACAGAGGATAAGCAAGAGATTGAGCGTGAAAAGGAGTCCCAGCCTAACCGCAATTTTACGGAAAAGGAAGGTAAGACGATGGTCCAAGAATCTAGATCAGATTCGCTTTCGAAGTGGGAAGTTATACCGATTTTTTTCAAGGCGGGTGCACAAAGATTCACCTTGCTTCTTTTGTTGGCGATTATCCTTACTGTGGTTATAAGCGCCTTTTTAGTTGTGTTCTGTAATGTTTGGTTGTCTTATTGGGTATCTTATCATTTCGAACACTTGACAAATGGTCAGTATATTGGAATATACATCTTACTAACCTTCCTGGGTGTCCTAATGGTGATTTTggagttctttttcatttcctATGTTGTGAATAAAGCCTCCCAGAATCTGAGTCTTCAAGGACTAAACACTTTACTTCACACTCCAATGAGCTACTTGGATGTTACCCCAATGGGTCAAATTTTGAATAGGTTCACCAAAGACACGGACACCGTAGACAACGAAATGGCTGATCAGTTACGACTGGTGGTATTTGGTTTCTCGTCGATTGTAGCTGTGTTGATTTTATGTGTGGTCTACCTACCTTGGTTTGCGATTGCAATTCCAATATTAGTGCTTTTCTATTGTGTCATGTCCAATTTCTATGGTGCTTCAGggaaagaaatgaaaagaatagaGAACATTGAGCGATCCTTCGTTTATAACAACTTTAATGAGTGTCTGACTGGAATGAACACGATAAGGGCATACGGTATGGTCGATAAGTTTCTAACAAAGAATACAAGATTGCTGAACAGAATGAATGAAGCTTATTATTTAACAGTTGCTGGTCAACGATTTTTGGCAGCAAATTTGCATTTCATAGCGACAGTTATGACACTTCTAGTCGCCCTGTTAGCTGTGACTCAAAGTTTCAGTATTAGTGCCAGTTCGACTGGTCTTCTTTTATCATATACGTTACAAATTACGGGACTACTGATGATGTTGACAAAGTCATTGACCATGGTTCAACTTCAGATGACTGCGATTGAACGATTAGTGGAATGTGCGATTGGCCTCCCCCAGGAAGCGGCTTACATTAAACCAGGAGAATCAGAAGACGATGAtactgatgaagataatTGGTTGAAACGAGGCGAAATTGAATTCGATAATGTGTCCATCAGATATAGGCCCGAACTTCCATTGgtattgaaaaatatcagTTTAAAGATTGCAAGCGGTCAGAGAATCGGAATTTGTGGAAGAACGGGTGCTGGAAAGTCTTCCATAATGACGGCCCTTTATCGTATTAACGAACTGGCCTCCGGTCGAATCACCATTGACAATGTAGACATCTCAACACTGGGTCTGCATAATTTGAGGAAAAGACTATCAATTATTCCTCAGGACCCCATTCTCTTTAAAGGAACAATCAGGAAAAACCTTGATCCCTTTGGACAAAAAACTGATGAGGAACTGAAAGTGGCGATGATCAATAGCGGCGTGCCCAGCGATCCTAAGTTCGACTTGGATAGTCAAGTCACTGACGGTGGAGGAAATTTCTCCAATGGTGAACGGCAGCTACTCGCCTTGGCAAGGGCTACAGTTAGACAGTCAAAGATCTTGATTTTGGACGAGGCAACGTCCTCAGTTGATTACGAGACTGACTCAAAAATCCAAACGACAATTGCTACACAGTTCAATGATTGCACAATCCTTTGCATTGCGCATAGACTAAAAACTATTCTAGACTATGACAACATCGTTGTGGTCGAGAAGGGTGAGGTTGCAGAATATGACACTCCGCTGAATCTGTTCAACAAGAACGGAATTTTCAGGAGCATGTGTGATCAGTCCAACATTTCAAGGGGAGACTTCCCTACTAAAAATTGA
- a CDS encoding Cyclin-like protein that interacts with Pho85p, which yields MFYSGYNQAPPPLMGHHQTESVGYHHHQRQYSSHLGSSYLPNNNYDMYNNGQLFGVQNQPPAPVHQVAQNNNKSVSNAMSYDIETMVDFVCVMTHFKTPSSLSSVLYATNLPETTIFGALIYYNQLVDPSETDNDYTIFTNLVLAFMVSNKYMDDQTFTNRSWSNASGLPIELLNSMERDWLNRLSWNLSINERYHQMENIYFNYLSQRICSSSVNSSYMAAQVSYNSGRVQSPLANSYEFQQPHPVDYYNLYYPQVPMNPHSYQNGPMYPGPPLATSQVHMDPGARNYYGSYYTPHSGMMSPYSYNKPANSGLVAF from the coding sequence ATGTTTTACTCAGGGTACAACCAAGCTCCTCCTCCTTTGATGGGCCACCATCAGACGGAGTCCGTGGGCTACCACCATCATCAGAGGCAATACTCGTCTCATTTGGGCTCGAGTTATCTTCCGAATAACAACTACGACATGTACAACAATGGTCAGCTGTTTGGTGTTCAAAACCAACCTCCTGCTCCTGTTCATCAAGTCGCTCAGAACAATAACAAGAGTGTCTCTAATGCCATGAGTTACGACATCGAAACCATGGTTGATTTCGTATGTGTAATGACGCATTTCAAGACACCTTCCAGTTTGTCTTCTGTGCTTTATGCTACCAACCTTCCAGAGACTACTATTTTTGGTGCACTGATATATTACAATCAACTCGTGGATCCTTCGGAAACCGACAATGATTACACTATATTCACCAATCTGGTACTCGCTTTCATGGTTTCTAACAAATACATGGATGACCAAACTTTTACCAACAGATCCTGGTCCAACGCTTCTGGATTGCCCATTGAACTCTTGAACTCTATGGAAAGAGACTGGCTAAACAGACTTAGTTGGAATCTTTCCATCAATGAACGTTACCACCAAATGGAGAACATTTATTTCAACTATTTGAGTCAACGTATCTGTTCATCTTCTGTCAACTCCAGCTATATGGCTGCCCAAGTTTCTTACAACTCAGGAAGAGTCCAGTCACCACTGGCCAACTCTTACGAATTCCAGCAGCCACATCCTGTGGATTACTACAATTTGTATTATCCTCAAGTCCCCATGAATCCTCATTCATATCAGAATGGACCCATGTACCCCGGGCCACCACTCGCAACAAGTCAAGTTCACATGGATCCTGGCGCCCGGAATTACTACGGTAGTTACTACACTCCTCATTCTGGTATGATGAGCCCTTACTCTTACAACAAACCAGCCAACTCTGGTTTGGTTGCGTTTTAG
- a CDS encoding Malate synthase gives MTPQQTYINPQSPQIYRFITKMAAPRTYGSLEGVQLYGKVDSTPLYDSPITPADILTKDALKFVVLLHRTFNSTRKELLENRQKVQAKLDKGEKLTFLPETKYIRDDPNWKCKAPAPGLTDRRAEITGPPERKMVVNALNTDVYTYMTDFEDSCSPTWSNIIYGQVNLYDALRDQIDFTLPATGKSYKVKKEGRNPPTIIVRPRGWHMVESHVTVDGEPISASLFDFGLYFFHNARQLLDNGVGPYFYLPKMEHWLEAKLWNDVFNVAQDALAIPRGTISATVLIETLPISYQLNEVLYALRDHSAGLNCGRWDYMFSTIKRLRNDPKHILPDRGLVTMKVPFMTNYVKQLIKVCHQRGVHAMGGMAATIPIKNDAERNAKAMQAVHDDKLREVLAGHDGTWIAHPALAPIALEVFNKHMPTPNQLHKIPVYDREVTEEDLVDTNIDGFKITKDGILINIYIGLNYMEAWLQGSGCVSINHLMEDAATAEVSRLQLFSWVKHGVKLTDTGEKITKDLVVKLIDDEVAKLSPSRPNNKFDIAADCLKKEISGEVEVAEFLTDLLYPDVVTLESSPVDLDSLK, from the coding sequence ATGACACCCCAGCAAACGTATATAAACCCACAATCCCCCCAGATTTACCGCTTTATCACAAAAATGGCTGCCCCAAGAACTTACGGCTCCCTTGAAGGAGTGCAATTGTATGGAAAAGTTGACTCAACCCCACTGTATGATAGTCCAATTACCCCTGCTGATATCCTGACCAAagatgctttgaaatttgtCGTTCTACTTCACAGAACTTTCAACAGTACCAGAAAGGAGCTTCTTGAGAATAGACAGAAGGTCCAGGCCAAATTGGACAAAGGTGAGAAGTTGACTTTCCTCCCCGAGACTAAGTACATCAGGGATGATCCTAACTGGAAGTGTAAGGCTCCAGCACCAGGACTGACAGATCGTCGTGCCGAGATCACTGGTCCTCCAGAGAGAAAGATGGTCGTCAATGCCTTGAACACAGATGTTTATACCTACATGACTGATTTTGAGGACTCCTGCTCTCCAACATGGTCTAATATTATTTACGGACAAGTTAATTTGTATGATGCTCTCAGAGATCAAATTGACTTCACTTTGCCTGCCACTGGCAAATCATACAAGGTCAAGAAGGAAGGTCGCAACCCACCAACCATCATTGTCAGACCTCGTGGATGGCATATGGTTGAGAGCCATGTCACCGTTGACGGTGAGCCAATTAGTGCCTCTCTATTCGACTTTGGTCTTTACTTCTTCCACAATGCCCGTCAATTGCTGGACAATGGTGTTGGTCCCTACTTTTATTTGCCAAAGATGGAGCACTGGTTAGAGGCAAAGTTGTGGAATGACGTTTTCAACGTCGCTCAAGACGCTTTGGCCATTCCTCGTGGTACCATCAGTGCTACTGTCTTGATCGAGACTTTGCCAATTTCCTACCAATTGAACGAAGTTTTGTATGCCCTAAGAGATCATTCCGCTGGTTTGAACTGTGGACGTTGGGATTACATGTTCTCCACTATCAAACGTCTACGTAATGACCCCAAGCACATTTTGCCAGACCGTGGTCTTGTGACCATGAAGGTTCCTTTCATGACCAACTATGTTAAGCAGTTAATTAAGGTCTGTCATCAGCGTGGAGTACACGCTATGGGAGGAATGGCTGCCACAATTCCTATTAAGAACGATGCTGAACGTAATGCCAAGGCCATGCAAGCTGTTCATGATGACAAACTACGAGAAGTTCTTGCTGGCCACGACGGTACCTGGATTGCCCATCCAGCTTTGGCACCAATCGCTCTTGAAGTCTTCAACAAGCACATGCCAACTCCTAACCAATTGCACAAGATTCCCGTCTACGACAGGGAAGTTACTGAGGAAGATTTGGTTGATACCAACATCGATGGTTTCAAGATCACTAAAGACGGTATTCTGATTAACATTTATATCGGTCTGAACTATATGGAGGCTTGGTTGCAAGGTTCTGGATGTGTGTCTATCAATCACTTGATGGAAGATGCTGCCACTGCTGAAGTTTCTCGACTGCAATTATTCTCCTGGGTCAAGCATGGTGTAAAACTTACTGACACTGGCGAGAAGATCACAAAGGACCTGGTTGTCAAGTTGATCGACGACGAAGTTGCAAAGCTGAGCCCCAGCAGACCCAACAACAAGTTTGACATTGCTGCCGactgtttgaagaaggagattAGTGGAGAAGTCGAGGTTGCTGAGTTTTTGACCGACTTACTGTACCCAGACGTTGTTACTCTTGAGTCTTCTCCTGTTGATTTGGACAGTCTTAAATAG